ACTTTGGGCAAATCGGTTTCAAACAGAGTATCACCGAGGATGATTAATACTTCTTCTTCACCGGCATCCAAACCGAGTGAAACAGCTTGTCCCAAGCCTTCCGGATCGGTCTGCCATCGAAACTCGGCAGGTAAATCGGGAAATTGTCTTTTAACATACTCAGATATTTGTTCGCCAAGATGTCCGATAATAAACACGACCTTATCGGGATTCAACCGCTCGACTTCCAACAGGATGTAATCGAGCATCGGTGCCCCAGCTACAGTCAGTAGCGGTTTGGGGACGGTAAGGGTATGGGGTCGTAATCTACTTCCCACCCCTGCAACCGGTATAATCACTTTCATAAAATCCTCAAGCTCAGCTACCCACGGTTTCGATTCGTGAGGATAAATCCGTTATTTCGTGTTACGAGATTTCAGTTTGGTAATCGCAGGTATCGGCGTAGGATCGACTTGATTTGTCTGTGCTACTAACAAACTGGTTCGGTCACCGAGGGCAATTAGGTAAAGCATCGATGCAATCGACTCATCCCCTCGGGTAATGACTACGGGAGGATAATCGGACTCCCGGAGAAGATTGATTGCCGCATCAACAGTATCATCATCATTGGGATCGCGGAAAACAATCATTTTAATTGCTCGGGGACGATGAGGATCGTCACAAATTCCTTCAATTTCATTATGAAATGCTTCGGGCAGGATAGCGAAATGAGCTGGTGCTTTCGCATTCTCGGAGAACTGGTTTGCCCAGCGTCGAACAACTCCGGCTAATCTGCGTGAAGCCCACAACCACGTCAGATTGGAACCGATTTGTTTGGCTAACGCGAATGATGGCGATTTAACAGGATCGTTAAACAACTGCTCAGCAGCGCAGATTTTATCGGCGGCTTCGCGCAATTCTGGTTCAGGATTGGGAACAACACCAATTGTATGCAACAACCGCCATAGCCCACCGAACAGATACCCCAATGCTGCCCGTGGCGCCATGCCACCCGGTACGATCAATAACAAGTAACTCAGCTCACTTGCCCATTCGGCTAATTTTCCGCCTGAAGTAAGCACAGCGATTTGGGCTCCGCGAGCGACTGCGATCCGGGCAGCGGAGAGAGTCTCTTCGGTGTTTCCGGAATAGGAAACGACAATCACTAAAGTATCCCGATCAACCCATACGGGTAGTTGTGGATCGCGGTTCACTACTAATGGATAGGCGATTCGTCCTGCCAGTCCGTCAACCAGCAAATCGGTACCAATTGCCGACCCACCCATTGCACAAACCACAATTTTTGAAAACTTCTGTAACGGGGCATTGCCTTGCATCGACAGAGTCAGAACATCGCGCAGATGGCCGGGAAAGTCGGCTACCCACTGCGGCATCGGGTCGGAAGTCGAAGGACTCCATTCGGTCGTTGACATTGCGCATTCTCACATTCGTTAGATTTTGATAGAAAACTCAAAACAAACTTTAAGTATAGATGTCAAACATGTTCATTGCAAGAACGATACTCACCACAGATGTGTTATTTCCAGTTTGCAATAAAAAAACTTTCAGCATCATTTATGTTGGATAACGATAACGGTCATTGTACTTTTGGTTGCCTATTAGGCATTCGTCTGATGTGTTTGGAATTCGGTAAGTTACGGAGTAAAGGATGAAAAACTCGACTAAGCTCGTTATGAGCTTACTTTTGTTGCTCGGCATTGCCGCGCTTGGTTTCGGTTATCCGCGCACTGTGTTGTTTGAAGAGTACACGAGCACCACTTGAGGCCCTTGTGCGGCAGCCCATACGTGGCTCGACCCTTTCCTTGCGGGCCAAGGAACTCAAAACATCGCAGTCATAAACTATCATATGAATTGGCCGTCTCCGGGAAACGATCCATGGTATGCCGCCAATCCGACCGAAAGTCTGTGGCGACGCAATTATTATGCGGTCAACGCAACTCCCACCCATTTAATCGATGGCGCTTCTGCGGGTGGTAGTTTAACTTCTGTTACCAGTGCATACAATGCCCGCCGTGCAATCGACGCGCCGGTTTGGCTGAAGTTACGTGGCGCACCTTCCCCTAATGGCGATTCGATTTATTGCTACATCAAAGCGGTCGCAAATACTGCCAGCGCAACGAATACCCGTTTGCGCGTAGTGATTGTCGAAAATGAAGAATTCTGGACAACTCCTGCACCGAATGGACAAACGCATTTTCCATTCCCGTTTGTCAAGTTTGGTAACGATACTGCTGGTTTTACATTTAATCATAGCGGTATTGTGACGGATACGATGACGTTTATCGCTCGTTTCCCGTTACGGACAACCGGTCAACAACCATACACACTTGACAATTGCGGTTTTGTGGCATTTGTACAAGCGCCAAACCGTGAGATTCTGCAGTCTTCTTACAAGAATTTCAATTCAATCATCTTTCCGAAGGGAAACGAACGTGTCTTCATTACAGATTCTGCACGCCTCCGTTGGGATGCAGCCGGATTTGGCGATAGCGTTACAATCGAATTGAATACGAGTTATCCAACTGGACCGTGGACAGAACTTGTTGCATCTACCGCGAATACCGGTTCGTGGTTGTGGACAGTAACCGGACCGGAAACAAACTCCGCTCGTATTCGTGTTCACTCCGCAGGTAATATGGATGATGCCGACATGTCGTTGGGGAATTTCACAATCGCATCTTCGGCGCAAGTCATCATATCTCCGAATCCGATTACAGCGACAATACCTGCTGATGGATCGTTGGATCAAATGATCACGGTTACCAA
This window of the bacterium genome carries:
- a CDS encoding bifunctional phosphoglucose/phosphomannose isomerase — encoded protein: MSTTEWSPSTSDPMPQWVADFPGHLRDVLTLSMQGNAPLQKFSKIVVCAMGGSAIGTDLLVDGLAGRIAYPLVVNRDPQLPVWVDRDTLVIVVSYSGNTEETLSAARIAVARGAQIAVLTSGGKLAEWASELSYLLLIVPGGMAPRAALGYLFGGLWRLLHTIGVVPNPEPELREAADKICAAEQLFNDPVKSPSFALAKQIGSNLTWLWASRRLAGVVRRWANQFSENAKAPAHFAILPEAFHNEIEGICDDPHRPRAIKMIVFRDPNDDDTVDAAINLLRESDYPPVVITRGDESIASMLYLIALGDRTSLLVAQTNQVDPTPIPAITKLKSRNTK